In candidate division KSB1 bacterium, the following are encoded in one genomic region:
- a CDS encoding transaldolase, which produces MENLKAAEVSSKSLDDAVVALGTAGAAAKPSKTVRLVNHPLTKALIDCGTKHIYTDTADRNELDDLLTVEETGDSLQVIKEIDGNTTNQVLVARVLDRYLGEGEDADIVDWVKAMQAAAPGLSLSEAIALIYTIINGQLGRSLKTYYGTGKDWEISLELHTNLAPGIEASKRVGRYLARMLPGSFVKVAFTPHHPHAFLIARDLEREGIPVNFTTTFSARQVAAAAILSNVTRTNIFMGRLNQGLESELLGEQVDLVAQRTLNQLRDQLNVKTQLIVASIRSWKTMVYAAGCDVFTVPYPALKEFLNQTEVAAHEIRSRVNDDYSDNLGTSQNVLDKVGKSRLERLYTVEPEFIEFLKEVRNGSDFDELDGEGLYQKFADAGYDDMFYSPTADDWQELKKNKLPDLDSQLTGNLPLDTLYSLLAFADFTKFQDEMDERIANRIRRFF; this is translated from the coding sequence ATGCTGTGGTAGCTTTAGGGACGGCCGGCGCTGCAGCAAAACCATCCAAGACCGTGAGATTGGTAAACCACCCACTGACAAAAGCGCTTATAGATTGCGGTACGAAACACATCTATACCGACACCGCCGATCGCAACGAACTTGACGACCTGTTGACAGTTGAGGAAACCGGGGATTCTTTGCAGGTAATTAAAGAAATCGATGGCAATACCACCAATCAAGTGTTGGTGGCCAGAGTATTAGATCGTTACTTAGGTGAAGGCGAGGACGCAGACATCGTGGATTGGGTAAAAGCCATGCAGGCCGCAGCGCCCGGCCTCTCTTTGTCGGAAGCGATTGCATTGATTTATACCATCATCAACGGCCAGCTGGGTCGAAGTCTGAAAACCTACTACGGCACCGGTAAAGACTGGGAAATCAGTCTGGAGCTTCATACAAATTTGGCGCCGGGGATTGAGGCTTCGAAACGCGTCGGCCGGTATTTAGCTCGCATGCTGCCCGGCTCGTTTGTGAAGGTTGCTTTTACGCCGCATCATCCGCACGCATTTCTCATCGCCCGTGACCTGGAACGGGAAGGCATCCCGGTAAATTTTACGACCACCTTTTCAGCGCGCCAGGTGGCAGCAGCCGCGATTTTGTCCAACGTGACCCGAACCAACATTTTTATGGGACGATTAAACCAGGGACTGGAATCCGAACTTTTGGGCGAGCAAGTGGATTTGGTTGCCCAAAGAACTCTCAACCAACTTCGGGACCAGCTGAACGTGAAAACCCAGCTGATCGTCGCCAGCATCCGCAGCTGGAAAACCATGGTCTACGCAGCCGGCTGCGATGTGTTCACGGTTCCTTACCCGGCCCTAAAGGAATTCTTAAACCAGACAGAGGTTGCTGCGCATGAAATACGCAGCCGGGTCAATGATGATTATTCAGATAACCTGGGGACGTCGCAGAATGTCCTGGATAAAGTAGGTAAAAGCAGATTAGAGCGTTTATACACTGTGGAACCGGAGTTCATCGAGTTCCTGAAAGAGGTTCGCAATGGCTCTGATTTTGATGAATTGGACGGCGAAGGTCTTTATCAAAAATTTGCCGATGCGGGTTATGATGATATGTTTTACTCGCCGACTGCAGACGACTGGCAGGAACTTAAAAAAAACAAGCTTCCGGATTTGGATTCTCAATTGACCGGGAATCTTCCTTTGGACACTCTTTACAGTCTGCTCGCTTTTGCCGATTTTACCAAGTTTCAAGACGAAATGGATGAACGAATTGCAAATCGAATCCGCAGGTTTTTCTAA